One window of the Candidatus Endomicrobium procryptotermitis genome contains the following:
- a CDS encoding 3'-5' exonuclease — MLDNLFTKTLKTNAPDDLVYLDIETTGLNYLKGDKIVEIAMLKTQNGKEERFETLINPQQPIPLECSKIHSIYDNMVSASPKFKNIAGSIAEFIGTSTVVCHNAQFDLAFVHKELSESGVRTSGIYYIDTLKLARQYFSFESNVLCNIAASIGVEVELKHRAMADVLTMFSVSKYLFSNMYRKGIDMIEPVLYEYNSKN; from the coding sequence ATGCTTGATAATTTATTTACTAAAACTTTAAAAACTAATGCTCCCGACGATTTGGTTTATTTGGATATAGAAACTACAGGGCTTAATTATCTTAAAGGTGATAAAATCGTCGAAATCGCAATGCTTAAAACTCAAAACGGCAAAGAAGAACGTTTTGAAACTCTCATAAATCCGCAGCAGCCTATTCCTCTTGAATGTTCTAAAATTCATTCTATTTACGACAATATGGTTAGTGCTTCTCCGAAATTTAAAAATATTGCTGGCAGTATCGCGGAATTTATAGGCACAAGCACGGTCGTCTGTCACAATGCGCAGTTTGATTTGGCTTTTGTTCATAAAGAACTTTCTGAAAGTGGCGTAAGAACAAGCGGAATATATTATATAGATACTTTAAAACTTGCAAGGCAATACTTTTCTTTTGAATCGAACGTTCTCTGCAATATAGCAGCCTCCATCGGTGTGGAAGTTGAATTGAAGCACAGGGCAATGGCTGATGTTTTAACGATGTTTTCTGTGTCCAAATATTTGTTTTCAAATATGTATCGTAAAGGAATAGATATGATTGAACCCGTTCTATATGAATACAATTCAAAAAACTGA
- a CDS encoding tetratricopeptide repeat protein, with amino-acid sequence MSKKNKIDNNLKFSIIFTVCFLLAGAGVYFYRNSGYSKEVILQKANTYYINEQYFMAAKYYAKAVELNAGSAETYRNYAIALTKLSNYDSAAKHLKISSELDPYNADTYYHLGNALFLKAQISNSSEKFLQATEYLEKAATLSPEMERAYLLIGLCYRSVGMQENARAWYRRALLSGNFSQSGFYNLIGHTFREEERYKEAANYYKRAIDSDIGFVAAYCNLGDMYLKMNNANTALANYEKAADINPEYITSYLKIGSVYAGQNNYDEAIPFYLRALQINPDNDKVNYLLGMAYKKIGKSGEAVEYLKTAAYHGSDEAIYELRNIGIDLR; translated from the coding sequence ATGTCTAAAAAAAATAAAATCGACAACAATCTCAAATTCAGTATTATATTTACGGTTTGTTTTCTTCTAGCAGGCGCAGGAGTGTACTTTTATAGAAATTCGGGATACTCAAAAGAAGTTATACTTCAAAAAGCGAATACCTATTATATAAATGAACAATATTTTATGGCTGCAAAATACTATGCCAAAGCTGTCGAACTCAATGCCGGCAGCGCTGAAACATATAGAAATTATGCGATAGCTCTGACAAAGCTTTCAAATTACGACTCAGCTGCAAAACATTTAAAAATATCTTCTGAACTTGATCCTTACAATGCCGACACTTATTATCATCTGGGCAATGCTTTATTTTTAAAAGCGCAAATATCAAACAGTTCGGAAAAATTTTTGCAGGCCACAGAATATCTTGAAAAAGCCGCTACGCTTTCTCCTGAGATGGAACGGGCATACCTTCTTATAGGACTCTGTTACAGAAGCGTCGGAATGCAGGAAAATGCAAGAGCTTGGTACAGACGCGCTTTGCTTTCGGGAAATTTTAGCCAGTCTGGATTTTATAATCTTATAGGTCACACATTCAGGGAAGAGGAGCGATATAAAGAAGCGGCAAATTATTATAAAAGAGCGATAGATTCGGATATAGGATTTGTGGCTGCATACTGCAATTTGGGTGATATGTATCTTAAAATGAACAATGCCAACACTGCTCTTGCAAATTATGAAAAAGCGGCAGATATCAATCCTGAGTATATAACTTCGTATTTAAAAATAGGCTCGGTTTACGCAGGACAAAACAATTATGACGAAGCCATACCTTTTTATTTGCGGGCTTTGCAGATTAACCCCGATAATGATAAAGTGAATTATTTGCTCGGCATGGCTTATAAAAAGATAGGAAAAAGCGGTGAAGCGGTAGAATATCTTAAAACAGCAGCATACCACGGAAGCGATGAAGCCATTTATGAACTGCGCAATATCGGAATAGATTTGAGGTAA
- a CDS encoding archease has product MKNYEFLEHTADFCLKVKSDTLGGLFEAAAQGLLSNVFEEISLGAKVEKISFSIMGESMEELLVKFLNELLYMFYIKKRLQRGEFDNITLDDCSLNVKADFVAIKDFKTNLEIKAVTYGNVKIEKKNNLYETVVIADV; this is encoded by the coding sequence TTTCTGCCTAAAAGTAAAATCCGATACTTTGGGGGGGCTTTTTGAAGCTGCCGCTCAAGGATTATTAAGTAATGTTTTCGAGGAAATATCTTTAGGTGCAAAAGTAGAAAAAATATCTTTTTCCATTATGGGAGAAAGCATGGAAGAACTGCTGGTAAAATTTTTAAACGAGCTGTTATATATGTTTTATATAAAAAAAAGATTGCAAAGAGGGGAATTTGACAATATAACCTTAGATGACTGCAGCTTAAATGTTAAAGCGGATTTTGTCGCAATAAAAGATTTTAAGACAAATTTAGAAATTAAAGCCGTTACTTATGGAAATGTCAAAATAGAAAAGAAAAATAATTTATATGAAACTGTGGTAATAGCCGATGTCTAA